In Marinitoga litoralis, one DNA window encodes the following:
- a CDS encoding huazacin family RiPP peptide, giving the protein MKIVNDAKNESLKCFIVCSGTCVVICSLDTTTPLLDAMGVASYANAENVSL; this is encoded by the coding sequence ATGAAAATAGTTAATGATGCAAAAAACGAAAGTTTAAAATGTTTCATTGTTTGTTCTGGTACATGTGTTGTAATATGTTCTTTGGATACAACAACTCCTTTGTTAGATGCAATGGGTGTGGCATCATATGCTAATGCGGAAAATGTATCCTTATAG
- a CDS encoding transposase has translation MKLYKTHATIDANIISPCKPSRWGKANKNEFGFTYTTKGKEFGKKLYLSLDVNNDFIFDFTVEKASIHESKLFDELFISIKSFSKILLDAAYDSYDIFSKIKS, from the coding sequence ATGAAGTTATATAAAACACACGCAACAATAGATGCTAATATTATTAGTCCTTGTAAACCTAGTAGATGGGGTAAAGCTAATAAAAATGAATTTGGTTTCACTTATACTACTAAAGGAAAAGAATTTGGCAAAAAACTTTATTTATCTCTAGATGTAAATAATGATTTTATCTTTGATTTTACTGTAGAAAAGGCATCTATACATGAGTCAAAATTATTTGATGAATTATTCATATCAATAAAATCTTTTTCAAAAATATTATTAGATGCTGCATATGATTCATACGATATTTTTTCAAAAATTAAATCTTAG
- a CDS encoding SPASM domain-containing protein, producing the protein MNAEGKILPCPSMENEIIGDVAENKNALKEVFLDNKIDKYWKLNLGKIEQCKECIYRFGCFECRAIEVKISQELNGKSLCKRGD; encoded by the coding sequence TTGAATGCAGAAGGAAAAATATTACCCTGTCCTTCAATGGAAAATGAAATAATCGGTGATGTTGCAGAAAACAAAAATGCTCTTAAAGAAGTATTTTTAGATAATAAAATAGATAAATATTGGAAACTAAATCTTGGGAAAATAGAACAATGTAAAGAATGTATATATAGATTTGGCTGTTTTGAATGCAGAGCAATAGAAGTAAAAATAAGTCAGGAATTGAATGGAAAATCATTATGTAAAAGAGGTGATTGA
- a CDS encoding ABC transporter ATP-binding protein, which yields MEIIKFKGVKKRYYNGTEAIKGVDFSVRRGEIIGIIGPNGAGKTTLIKLILGLLKPTGGEIEIFGKNIKNIKKSEKNKIGMVLDTPGLYDDLTIEENIRFWQKVYKKNNNEIWDLIDRWKLTEKKKTLVKKLSAGMRQKIAILNSLSHDPELVIMDEPTSNLDPEARRDIVDFLKGFKGTDKSLIITSHDLFDIERICTRIIFLRKGKIIVDGTLKEMKKALKIEDKVKIIVSQKIPEKIIRENNINISDEKTTIIPEKKVDEILEIFRKEGIDVKRIEDEKTTLEDIYISIVREDEENVGYN from the coding sequence ATGGAAATAATAAAATTTAAAGGAGTAAAAAAGCGATATTATAATGGAACTGAAGCAATAAAAGGGGTGGATTTTTCAGTAAGAAGAGGAGAAATAATAGGAATAATAGGCCCAAATGGTGCTGGAAAAACCACATTAATAAAATTAATACTGGGATTATTAAAACCAACAGGAGGTGAAATAGAAATCTTTGGAAAAAACATAAAAAACATAAAAAAATCAGAAAAGAATAAAATAGGTATGGTGCTCGATACACCAGGATTATATGATGATTTAACAATAGAAGAAAATATAAGATTCTGGCAAAAAGTATATAAGAAGAACAATAATGAAATCTGGGATTTAATTGATAGATGGAAATTAACAGAAAAGAAAAAAACATTGGTAAAAAAGCTTTCAGCAGGAATGAGGCAAAAGATCGCAATATTAAATTCATTATCGCATGATCCTGAATTAGTAATAATGGATGAACCTACATCAAACCTCGATCCTGAAGCCAGAAGAGATATAGTGGATTTTTTAAAAGGTTTTAAAGGAACTGACAAATCATTGATAATAACATCACATGATTTATTTGATATAGAAAGAATATGTACGAGAATAATATTTCTCAGGAAAGGAAAAATTATAGTTGATGGAACATTAAAAGAAATGAAAAAAGCATTAAAAATAGAAGATAAAGTAAAAATTATAGTTAGTCAAAAAATACCTGAAAAAATAATAAGAGAAAACAACATAAATATATCTGATGAAAAAACAACAATTATACCAGAAAAAAAGGTTGATGAAATATTGGAAATATTCCGAAAAGAAGGAATTGATGTAAAAAGAATAGAAGACGAAAAAACAACACTTGAAGATATTTATATCTCAATTGTCAGGGAGGATGAAGAAAATGTGGGCTATAATTGA
- a CDS encoding ABC transporter permease codes for MKKMWAIIEKELKTFFRKKKERNLFIIVTIIWTITMHIGEKHIYNPYFSVGVLVSFFIPYIYGWIAFYEEKKNKNLLYLLSSPLDIKEIFAGKIIALFIFTIGIEILTITIGMIINPFAGGIYPTVSDLITLILTIPIGMTIISAILGISLMILDNPFIIKIVLFLLIYFFAFKGEKIKNIFIISELYYILFGILLIIGIIYLTPFLLNKEKIYE; via the coding sequence ATGAAGAAAATGTGGGCTATAATTGAAAAAGAATTAAAGACTTTCTTTCGTAAAAAGAAAGAAAGAAATTTATTCATAATAGTAACAATAATATGGACAATAACAATGCACATAGGAGAGAAACATATATACAATCCATATTTTAGTGTAGGCGTATTAGTTTCTTTTTTTATTCCATATATCTATGGATGGATTGCTTTTTATGAAGAAAAAAAGAATAAGAATCTTTTATATTTATTATCTTCGCCACTTGATATAAAAGAGATATTTGCTGGTAAAATCATAGCTTTATTTATATTCACAATAGGTATAGAAATTTTGACTATAACAATAGGAATGATAATAAATCCATTTGCGGGAGGAATATATCCAACAGTTTCTGATCTAATTACATTAATTCTTACAATACCTATAGGAATGACAATAATAAGTGCAATATTAGGAATTAGTCTTATGATTTTAGATAATCCATTTATAATAAAAATAGTGCTATTTTTATTAATTTATTTTTTTGCATTTAAGGGTGAAAAAATAAAGAATATATTTATAATATCAGAATTGTACTACATATTATTTGGAATATTGCTGATAATAGGAATAATATATCTGACACCATTTCTTCTTAATAAGGAGAAAATATATGAATGA
- a CDS encoding ABC transporter transmembrane domain-containing protein, translating to MMKYNVKLTLIALAIMPLYYIVTSKFMGNISKISMELMEKGAKMSGKLEESISGIEEVKNLNIEEK from the coding sequence ATGATGAAATATAATGTAAAACTGACATTAATTGCACTGGCAATAATGCCGTTGTATTATATAGTAACAAGTAAATTTATGGGAAATATATCAAAGATTTCAATGGAATTAATGGAAAAAGGCGCAAAAATGAGTGGAAAATTAGAGGAAAGTATAAGCGGAATAGAAGAAGTTAAAAATCTAAATATAGAAGAAAAATAA